In one window of Leishmania braziliensis MHOM/BR/75/M2904 complete genome, chromosome 8 DNA:
- a CDS encoding putative small ubiquitin protein: protein MENQGHNNQDPEGPTNNEAPAPVKAEAAAAVSAQQISLKVVNADGAEMFFKIKRGTQLKKLIDAYCKKQGISRGSVRFLFDGAPIDESKTPEDLGMEDDDVIDAMVEQTGGSGVGQR from the coding sequence ATGGAGAATCAGGGCCACAACAACCAGGACCCCGAAGGGCCCACCAACAACGAGGCGCCGGCTCCGGTAAAGGcggaggccgctgctgccgtatCGGCACAGCAGATTTCGCTGAAGGTTGTCAAcgccgacggcgcagagATGTTCTTCAAGATCAAGCGAGGGACGCAGCTGAAGAAGTTGATCGACGCGTACTGTAAGAAGCAGGGCATTTCACGCGGTAGCGTTCGTTTCCTGTTCGACGGCGCGCCGATTGATGAGAGCAAGACGCCGGAGGATTTGGGCatggaggacgacgacgtgaTAGACGCCATGGTGGAGCAGACAGGAGGGTCCGGGGTGGGACAGCGGTGA